The genomic region GCAGCCAGCAGGCCCTCCGCGAGATCACCGAGCAGAAGTACCGCTACGGCTTCGTCACCGACATCGAGGCCGACGCCGTCCCTCGGGGGCTCTCCGAGGAGATCATCCGGCTCATCTCCCGGAAGAAGAACGAGCCCCAGTTCATGCTCGACTGGCGGCTCCGGGCCTACCGGCACTGGCTCACCCTGGAGGAGCCGGCCTGGCCCAACGTCCACTACCCCCGGATCGACTACCAGAACATCGTCTACTACTCGGCGCCCAAGCCCAAGAAGGCGCTCGGCTCCATGGACGAGGTCGATCCGGAGCTGAAGCAGGCCTTCGACAAGCTCGGCATCCCGCTCGTGGAGCAGCAGCGGCTCGCCGGCGTCGCCGTGGACGCCGTCTTCGACTCGGTCTCGGTGGCGACCACCTTCAAGAAGAAGCTCGCCGACCTGGGGATCGTCTTCTGCTCCTTCAGCGAGGCGGTGCGGGAGCACCCGGCGCTGGTGGAGCGGTACCTCGGCTCGGTCGTCCCGTTCACCGACAACTTCTTCGCCACCCTCAACAGCGCCGTGTTCTCCGACGGCAGCTTCGCCTACGTGCCGAAGGGCGTCCGCTGCCCGATGGAGCTCTCCACCTACTTCCGGATCAACGCGAAGGACACCGGCCAGTTCGAGCGGACGCTGCTCGTGGCCGACGAGGGCGCGCAGGTCTCGTACCTCGAGGGCTGCACCGCCCCGCAGCGCGACGAGAACCAGCTGCACGCCGCGGTGGTGGAGCTGGTCGCGCTCGACGGCGCGCAGATCAAGTACTCCACGGTCCAGAACTGGTACCCGGGCGACGCCGAGGGGCGCGGCGGCATCTACAACTTCGTCACCAAGCGCGGCAAGGCGATGAACCGCGCGCGGATCAGCTGGACGCAGGTCGAGACCGGCAGCGCCATCACCTGGAAGTACCCGAGCGTCATCCTGCAGGGCGACGACGCGGTGGGCGAGTTCTACTCGGTGGCGCTCTGCAACCACCGCCAGCAGGCCGACACCGGCACGAAGATGATCCACGTCGGCCGGAACACCCGCTCGACCATCATCTCGAAGGGGATCAGCGCGGGCCGTGGCCAGAACACCTACCGCGGGCTCGTGAAGGTGCTGAAGGGCGCGGCCAACGCGCGCAACTACTCGCAGTGCGACTCGCTCCTCATCGGCGACCGCTGCGGCGCCCACACCTTCCCGTACCTCGAGGTCCGCAACCCGACGGCGAAGGTGGAGCACGAGGCGACCACCTCGAAGATCGGCGAGGATCAGCTCTTCTACTGCCGGCAGCGTGGCATCAAGGAGGAGGACGCGGTGTCGATGATCGTGAACGGGTTCGCGAAGCAGGTGCTAAAAGAGCTGCCGATGGAGTTCGCGGTCGAGGCGCAGAAGCTGCTGGGGATGAGCCTGGAAGGGAGCGTGGGGTAGCGATGGCCTCCTCTCGACCGAACCCCCTGCTCAGCATCGAGGGGCTGAAGGCCCGCGTCGCCGACAAGGAGATCCTCCACGGGCTCGACCTCGTCGTCCGCCCGGGCGAGGTGCACGCCATCATGGGGCCGAACGGCTCCGGCAAGAGCACGCTGGCGCAGGTGCTCGCCGGGCGCGAGACCTACGAGGTGACCGGCGGCCGGGTGGCGCTCGACGGCGAGGACCTGCTCGGGCTCGGGCCGGAGCAGCGCGCCGCCAAGGGCGTGTTCCTCGCCTTCCAGTACCCGGTGGAGATCCCCGGCGTCGGGAACCTCTACTTCCTGCGCACCGCCCTCAACGCCCTGCGCCGGTCGCGCGGCGAGGAGGAGCTCGACGCGATGGACTTCCTCGCGCTCGCCAAGGAGAAGATGAAGCTCGTCGAGATGGATCCGGCCTTCATGTCCCGGTCGGTGAACGAGGGCTTCTCGGGCGGCGAGAAGAAGCGGAACGAGGTGCTGCAGATGGCGGTGCTCGAGCCGCGCCTCGCCATCCTCGACGAGACCGACTCCGGGCTCGACATCGACGCCCTCCGGGTGGTGGCCGGCGGCGTGAACGCGCTGCGCAGCCCCGACCGCGCGATGATCGTCATCACCCACTACCAGCGGCTGCTCGACTACATCGTCCCCGACTTCGTCCACGTGATGGCCGCCGGGCGCATCGTGAAGAGCGGCGGCCGCGAGCTCGCGCTCGAGCTCGAGGAGAAGGGCTACGCCGAGCTGCGGCGCGGCGGCCCGGCGGAGGTCCGGACGTGAGCGCGTTCGTGGAGAGCGCGCGGGCGGCGCTGGAGGCGGGGCGGGCGCCTGGCGCGCCGGGCTGGCTCGCCGCGCTCCGGGCCGGCGCGGCGGAGCGGTTCCTCTCGCAGGGGCTGCCGACCACCCGCCACGAGGAGTGGCGCTACACGAGCCTCGCCGGCCTCTCGCAGCTCGCGCTCTCGCACGAGCCGGCCCCGGCGGGCGGCGGGGAGGCCCGCCGCGACGGGCCCGGGCGGCTGCAGCTCGTCTTCCTCGACGGCGCCTTCCAGCCCGGCCGCTCCACGCTCGCCGAGCTCGCTCCCGGGCTGCGGGTCACGACCCTCGCCGCGGCGCTGGCCGAGCGGCCCGACCTCCTCGAGCCGCTCCTCGCCGCGGCGCCCTTCGCCGGGCACCCGTTCGGCGATCTCGCCGCGGCGCTCGCCCGCGACGGCGCGCTGGTGGAGGTCCCCGCCGGGCTCCGGCTCGACGCGCCGATCGAGCTCCTCTTCCTCCACTCCGCCGCGGCGCCGCGCGCCGCCCACTACCGCACCCTCGTGTCGCTCGGCGAGGGGAGCGCCCTCTCGCTGGTGGAGCGCCACGCCCACTTCGGCGGCGGGGCCGCCCCCACGCTCACCAACTCGCTCGTGGAGGTGCGCGCCGGCGCGGGCGCCGCGCTCGAGCACCTGCGCGTGCAGGAGGAGGGGCCGGCGGCGTTCCACGTCGGCCTCCTCGCGGTGTCGCAGGCGGCGCGGAGCCGGGTGGCGAGCCGCTCGGTCGCGCTCGGCGGCGCCGTCTCGCGCGTCGAGACCCGGGCGGCGCTCGAGGGCGAGGAGGCCGAGTGCGTCCTCGACGGCCTCTACCTCGGCGCGGGCCGGCAGGTGCTCGATCAGGTGGTCCACCTCGATCACGCGAGCCCCCGCTGCACCAGCCGCGAGCGCTTCAAGGGCATCCTCGACGGCGAGGCGCGCGGCGTCTTCTCCGGCCGGATCAAGGTACGGGAGGGGGCCCAGCGGACCGACGCCGATCAGGTGAGCTCCTCGCTGCTCCTGTCCGACGACGCCCAGGCCGACGCCCGGCCGCAGCTGGAGATCCTCGCCGACGACGTGAAGTGCTCCCACGGCGGCGCCATCGGCCAGCTCTCGGAGGAGGCGCTCTTCTACCTGCGCTCCCGCGGGATCGGGCGCGAGGCGGCGCGGGCGCTGCTCACCTACGCCTTCGCGAGCGAGCTCGTGGAGCGCGTGCCCGCCCCGCTGCGCCCCGCCCTGCGGCGGACCGTGGCGGCGCGGCTGCCGGGCGGGGCCCTCCTCGCCGAGGCGGCCTGACATGGGCGCCCCCGAGCTCAGGCCCATGCCGGGCGCCTTCGACGTCGAGCGGATCCGCCGCGACTTCCCCATCCTGGCGAGGCCGGTCCACGACAAGCCCCTCGTCTACCTCGACAACGCCGCCACCACCCAGAAGCCGCGGGCGGTGCTGGAGCGGATCGCCCGCTACTACGAGGAGGAGAACGCCAACGTCCACCGCGGGGTGCACCTCCTCTCGGAGCGGGCCACCGCCGCCTACGAGGGGGCGCGGGCGCGGGTGGCGCGCTTCCTCGGCGCGGCCGATCCGCGCGAGATCGTCCTCGTCCGCGGGACCACCGAGGCGATCAACCTGGTGGCCCAGACCTTCGGCCGGGCGCGGGTGGGCGCGGGCGACGAGGTGCTCGTCACCGGCCTCGAGCACCACTCCAACATCGTCCCCTGGCAGATGCTCTGCCAGGAGAAGGGGGCCACCCTGAAGGTGGTCCCGGTGAGCGACGCCGGCGACATCGACCTCGCCGACGTGGAGCGGCTCCTCTCGCCGCGCACCCGGCTCCTCGCGCTCGCGCACGTGTCGAACGCCCTCGGCACCGTCAACCCGGTCCGCGAGGCGGTGGCGCTGGCCCACGCGCGCGGCGTGCCGGTGCTGGTGGACGGCGCCCAGGGCGCGCCGCACCTGCCGGTGGACGTCCGCGAGCTGGGCTGCGACTTCTACGCCTTCTCCGGCCACAAGGTGTACGGCCCCACGGGCGTGGGCGCGCTCTTCGGGCGGCTCGAGCACCTCGAGGCGATGCCCCCGTGGCAGGGCGGCGGCGACATGATCCTCTCGGTCTCCTTCGAGCGGACCGTCTACAACCGCGTCCCCTACAAGTTCGAGGCGGGCACGCCGAACATGGGCGGCGCGGCCGGCCTGGCGGCGGCCCTCGACTGGCTGGAGGGCGTCGGCCCCGAGGCGCTCCTCGCCCACGAGCGCGACCTCGCCGCCTACGCGGCCGAGCGGCTCGCGGCGGTCCCCGGGGTCGAGCTGGTGGGCACGCCGCGCGAGCGGGCCGGCGTGGTCTCCTTCGTCATGGACGACGTCCACCCCCACGACATCGGCACCATCCTCGACCGCGAGGGGGTGGCCATCCGCACCGGCCACCACTGCGCCCAGCCGCTCATGGCCCGCTTCGGCGTCGCCGCCACGGCGCGCGCCTCGTTCGCCGCTTACAACACCCGCGCCGAGGTGGACGCGCTGGTGCGCGGCCTCGAGCAGGTGAAGAGGATGCTCGGATGAGCTCGGAGCTGGGCGATCTCTACCAGGAGGTGATCCTGGACCACGGGCGCCACCCGCGGAACTTCCACAAGCTCGAGGGGGCGCGGTCGGCCGAGGGGCTGAACCCGCTCTGCGGCGACCACTTCACCCTCTACGTGCGGCTCGACGGCGAGCGGATCGCCGACCTCGCCTTCGAGGGCTCGGGCTGCGCCATCTCCAAGGCGAGCGCCTCGCTCATGACCCAGGCGGTCAAGGGCAAGACGCGGGCCGAGGCCGAGGAGCTCTTCCACCGCTTCCACACCCTCGTGACCGAGGGGCCGGAGAAGGCGCGCGCGAGCGAGCTCGGGAAGCTGGCCGCGCTCTCCGGCGTCTGCGAGTTCCCCACGCGCGTGAAGTGCGCCTCGCTCGTCTGGCACACCCTCCACTCGGTCATCGAGGGCCAGGGCGAGACGGTGGTGACGACGGAGTAGCCATGCCTCGACACGAACCGGTCTCCCTGACCCGCGACGTCGAGGCGGTGCACATCCCGAGCGGCGAGCGCGGCGTGCTCGCGCAGGGGTCGTGGGTGGTGGTCCAGCAGACGCTCGGGGGCGACGTCACGGTGCTCGCCGAGCGCGGGGGGCTCGCCCGCATCGCCCAGGCCGACGCCGACGCGCTCGGCCCCGAGTACGCCGACCTGGCGCGGAAGGCGGCCGAGGCCGGCGCGGCGCGGCTCTCCGGCGACTTCGACGAGGCGAGGGTCTGGGAGCAGCTCGGGACCGTCTTCGACCCCGAGATCCCGGCCAGCATCGTCGAGCTCGGGCTGGTGTACCTGGTGG from Anaeromyxobacter paludicola harbors:
- the sufU gene encoding Fe-S cluster assembly sulfur transfer protein SufU, with translation MSSELGDLYQEVILDHGRHPRNFHKLEGARSAEGLNPLCGDHFTLYVRLDGERIADLAFEGSGCAISKASASLMTQAVKGKTRAEAEELFHRFHTLVTEGPEKARASELGKLAALSGVCEFPTRVKCASLVWHTLHSVIEGQGETVVTTE
- the sufC gene encoding Fe-S cluster assembly ATPase SufC; this encodes MASSRPNPLLSIEGLKARVADKEILHGLDLVVRPGEVHAIMGPNGSGKSTLAQVLAGRETYEVTGGRVALDGEDLLGLGPEQRAAKGVFLAFQYPVEIPGVGNLYFLRTALNALRRSRGEEELDAMDFLALAKEKMKLVEMDPAFMSRSVNEGFSGGEKKRNEVLQMAVLEPRLAILDETDSGLDIDALRVVAGGVNALRSPDRAMIVITHYQRLLDYIVPDFVHVMAAGRIVKSGGRELALELEEKGYAELRRGGPAEVRT
- a CDS encoding cysteine desulfurase; its protein translation is MGAPELRPMPGAFDVERIRRDFPILARPVHDKPLVYLDNAATTQKPRAVLERIARYYEEENANVHRGVHLLSERATAAYEGARARVARFLGAADPREIVLVRGTTEAINLVAQTFGRARVGAGDEVLVTGLEHHSNIVPWQMLCQEKGATLKVVPVSDAGDIDLADVERLLSPRTRLLALAHVSNALGTVNPVREAVALAHARGVPVLVDGAQGAPHLPVDVRELGCDFYAFSGHKVYGPTGVGALFGRLEHLEAMPPWQGGGDMILSVSFERTVYNRVPYKFEAGTPNMGGAAGLAAALDWLEGVGPEALLAHERDLAAYAAERLAAVPGVELVGTPRERAGVVSFVMDDVHPHDIGTILDREGVAIRTGHHCAQPLMARFGVAATARASFAAYNTRAEVDALVRGLEQVKRMLG
- the sufD gene encoding Fe-S cluster assembly protein SufD, giving the protein MSAFVESARAALEAGRAPGAPGWLAALRAGAAERFLSQGLPTTRHEEWRYTSLAGLSQLALSHEPAPAGGGEARRDGPGRLQLVFLDGAFQPGRSTLAELAPGLRVTTLAAALAERPDLLEPLLAAAPFAGHPFGDLAAALARDGALVEVPAGLRLDAPIELLFLHSAAAPRAAHYRTLVSLGEGSALSLVERHAHFGGGAAPTLTNSLVEVRAGAGAALEHLRVQEEGPAAFHVGLLAVSQAARSRVASRSVALGGAVSRVETRAALEGEEAECVLDGLYLGAGRQVLDQVVHLDHASPRCTSRERFKGILDGEARGVFSGRIKVREGAQRTDADQVSSSLLLSDDAQADARPQLEILADDVKCSHGGAIGQLSEEALFYLRSRGIGREAARALLTYAFASELVERVPAPLRPALRRTVAARLPGGALLAEAA
- the sufT gene encoding putative Fe-S cluster assembly protein SufT, with amino-acid sequence MPRHEPVSLTRDVEAVHIPSGERGVLAQGSWVVVQQTLGGDVTVLAERGGLARIAQADADALGPEYADLARKAAEAGAARLSGDFDEARVWEQLGTVFDPEIPASIVELGLVYLVASEPLPEGGHQVLVRMTLTAPGCGVGPMLLDDVQRKVLAVPGVRSADVQLVFDPPWDQSMMSEAAKLQLGLM
- the sufB gene encoding Fe-S cluster assembly protein SufB, yielding MSSQQALREITEQKYRYGFVTDIEADAVPRGLSEEIIRLISRKKNEPQFMLDWRLRAYRHWLTLEEPAWPNVHYPRIDYQNIVYYSAPKPKKALGSMDEVDPELKQAFDKLGIPLVEQQRLAGVAVDAVFDSVSVATTFKKKLADLGIVFCSFSEAVREHPALVERYLGSVVPFTDNFFATLNSAVFSDGSFAYVPKGVRCPMELSTYFRINAKDTGQFERTLLVADEGAQVSYLEGCTAPQRDENQLHAAVVELVALDGAQIKYSTVQNWYPGDAEGRGGIYNFVTKRGKAMNRARISWTQVETGSAITWKYPSVILQGDDAVGEFYSVALCNHRQQADTGTKMIHVGRNTRSTIISKGISAGRGQNTYRGLVKVLKGAANARNYSQCDSLLIGDRCGAHTFPYLEVRNPTAKVEHEATTSKIGEDQLFYCRQRGIKEEDAVSMIVNGFAKQVLKELPMEFAVEAQKLLGMSLEGSVG